One Leptidea sinapis chromosome 32, ilLepSina1.1, whole genome shotgun sequence genomic region harbors:
- the LOC126974356 gene encoding uncharacterized protein LOC126974356, whose amino-acid sequence MTNFDTERVIVEVQCRPAIWDQSSEIFKDRDAKSKAWLDICKVLFENFDDWSEAEKNIQVKKLQQRWKTARDTYIRVRSTKKKLKSGSGSRANKTYVYYNMLSFLDSNSNTQGEESADNFNQSVEQNASPRTSQNNTIIEEDLINVPSTSSSVTKETRSSKKRKCESPTDFELELLNYVKNNTADNMDEDLNFFKSLLPTVKKLSCFKKLLFRTKVLQALIDIEKEMIITIDDLSLTQNTVTNDLESLNVRSDTNNE is encoded by the exons atgacaaattttgATACAGAAAGGGTAATTGTTGAAGTTCAGTGTCGTCCTGCCATATGGGACCAATCAAGCGAAATATTTAAAGACCGGGACGCTAAATCAAAAGCATGGCTAGACATTTGTAAAGTACTGTTTGAAAATTTTGATGACTGGAGTGAAGcagaaaaaaacatacaag TGAAAAAGCTGCAGCAAAGATGGAAAACTGCAAGAGACACTTATATAAGAGTGAGgtctactaaaaaaaaacttaaatcaggCTCCGGTTCCAGGGCAAATAAAACATACGTTTACTATAACATGCTGTCATTTTTAGATTCAAACTCGAATACTCAAGGAGAAGAATCGGCAGACAATTTTAATCAGTCAGTAGAGCAAAACGCGTCACCGAGAACTTCACAAAATAATACGATTATTGAAGAAGATTTGATTAATGTACCTAGCACCAGCTCCAGCGTTACCAAAGAAACACGATCTTCCAAGAAACGTAAGTGCGAATCGCCAACTGATTTCGAATTAGAGTTGTTAAATTACGTGAAGAATAACACTGCAGATAATATGGACGAAgacttgaatttttttaagtcaTTATTACCAACTGTAAAAAAATTGAGttgctttaaaaaattattatttcgtacGAAAGTATTACAAGCTTTAATTGATATTGAAAAAGAAATGATTATTACCATTGATGACCTTTCATTAACGCAAAATACGGTAACGAATGATTTAGAATCCTTAAATGTAAGATCAGATACGAACAATGAATAA
- the LOC126974348 gene encoding uncharacterized protein LOC126974348, giving the protein MDKLMLYYLSRRRRRRIAKKRRQPVSPFVESRLLCGEFVVKFGILRKNERFFFKYFKVSLQVYDELYSKLEPYLKTNNLRLKSTSIVSPMERFAMTLRYLVSGHTFVDIHLAYQTGLTTVRKIVTEVCQIIIERLKEECIPKFSRALWVETEKGFLTQAQFPNCIGAIDGKHIRIIRPPHSGSLYYNYKHYYSIVLLAMCNANYEFTYINVGVQGKESDSAIFTQSRLYEQINNDLIDIPPAKALPVIHNDKPTNIAATAALPYIIVGDEAFGLSSHVMRPYARALDLNYKKKIFNYRLTRARRYIECTFGIMANKFRILHRPLNVGKDKAICFLKTICILHNFIRSRSQINDFHDIVIIPDHIRSVRGLIGNTHRDSYTLRDSFADYFVADGQLSWQDRSIY; this is encoded by the exons ATGGATAAATTAATGTTGTATTATTTATCAAGACGACGGCGACGACGAATTGCCAAAAAAAGACGCCAGCCAGTAAGCCCGTTCGTTGAATCTAGGTTACTGTGCGGGGAATTCGTGGTGAAGTTTggtatattaagaaaaaatgaaaggttttttttcaaatattttaaagtttcattaCAAGTCTATGATGAATTATATTCAAAACTGGAGCCCTATTTGAAGACTAACAATCTACGATTGAAATCTACGTCAATCGTATCACCAATGGAACGATTTGCAATGACATTGCG ataTTTAGTTAGTGGACATACCTTCGTCGATATTCATCTGGCGTATCAGACAGGACTAACCACGGTCAGAAAAATAGTAACAGAAGTTTGTCAAATTATAATTGAAAGGTTAAAGGAAGAATGTATACCAAAATTTTCCCGTGCGCTATGGGTAGAGACTGAAAAAGGTTTTTTAACGCAAGCCCAGTTTCCTAACTGCATAGGTGCAATAGACGGAAAACATATACGCATTATAAGACCTCCACATAGTGGTTCCCTCTATTACAACTATAAGCATTACTATTCTATTGTACTGCTTGCAATGTGTAACGCCAACTATGAGTTTACCTATATAAACGTGGGAGTGCAGGGTAAAGAATCTGACTCCGCAATTTTCACACAAAGCCGATTGTACGAACAAATCAACAATGACTTAATAGATATTCCTCCTGCCAAAGCATTGCCCGTAATACACAATGATAAACCAACCAACATTGCTGCAACCGCAGCTTTGCCCTATATTATTGTAGGAGATGAAGCATTTGGGTTATCTAGCCATGTCATGCGGCCATATGCTCGAGCTCTCGatttaaactacaaaaaaaaaatattcaattataggTTAACGAGAGCGCGACGTTATATTGAGTGTACATTTGGTATCATGGCTAATAAATTTCGCATACTCCATCGTCCATTGAACGTTGGAAAAGACAAAGCAATTTGTTttcttaaaacaatttgtattttgcataattttataagatCAAGAAGTCAAATTAATGACTTTCATGATATTGTCATTATACCAGACCATATACGTTCAGTTCGGGGGTTAATTGGAAATACCCACAGAGATTCGTATACATTACGCGATAGCTTCGCAGATTATTTCGTTGCAGACGGACAGCTGTCATGGCAAGATCGCAGTATTTATTGA